A single window of Populus nigra chromosome 17, ddPopNigr1.1, whole genome shotgun sequence DNA harbors:
- the LOC133676541 gene encoding uncharacterized protein At5g39865-like codes for MGCYASRPNTLLTENHHPEETLSYASPAKDKSMFSPQYSSQSVPRAFSFRTPLVHHPPSRKGDSHHLVSLTSSTYGSLVLVDPKKNTPKPFDQPQSPRKSTKKIHKAQNNRDPCEPLSPDSVINTWELMDGLDEDDGLDFEINYSFKPRSSHSDCAIEFTSKASSLHHPGSDGCVKKLHASCDSVKFEVVAEKPVSLSKPLWKHFSEESLLSKMDPNVAASYTRALSSRQLGCHKESKDATPVESSPMSCTLSSKHGNFLNDKKGKIVLYFTSLRGIRKTYEDCCAVRMIFRGFRVAVDERDISMDSTYKKELQSLLKGKPMSLPQVFFRGNHIGGVEEIRQLNEAGVLAKLLEGLPVLDPTLVCETCGDARFVPCPNCSGSKKVFDEEQEQLRRCPDCNENGLIRCPGCCS; via the coding sequence ATGGGCTGTTATGCTTCAAGACCAAATACCCTCCTCACAGAGAACCACCATCCTGAAGAAACCTTATCTTATGCTTCTCCTGCTAAAGATAAATCTATGTTTTCTCCACAATATTCTTCACAATCAGTCCCTAGAGCTTTCTCTTTTCGAACCCCATTGGTCCACCATCCACCTTCAAGGAAAGGTGACTCTCACCACCTCGTGTCTCTAACTTCCTCCACTTATGGCTCTCTTGTCCTCGTTGACCCCAAAAAGAACACCCCAAAACCCTTTGATCAGCCACAATCACCaagaaaatcaaccaaaaaGATACATAAAGCACAAAATAATCGAGACCCTTGTGAGCCTTTATCCCCTGATTCTGTCATTAACACTTGGGAGCTCATGGATGGTCTTGATGAGGATGATGGCCTTGATTTTGAAATCAATTACTCTTTTAAGCCAAGATCATCACATTCTGATTGTGCTATCGAGTTTACCTCCAAAGCCAGTTCTCTTCATCATCCGGGTTCTGATGGGTGTGTGAAAAAGCTACATGCTTCCTGTGATTCGGTGAAATTTGAAGTAGTTGCTGAAAAGCCAGTTTCATTGTCAAAGCCATTATGGAAGCACTTTTCTGAGGAATCATTGCTTTCAAAGATGGATCCCAATGTAGCAGCAAGTTATACGCGTGCATTGTCATCAAGGCAATTGGGGTGTCACAAAGAGTCCAAGGATGCAACACCAGTGGAATCTAGTCCCATGAGTTGTACTTTATCAAGTAAACATGGGAACTTTTTGAATGACAAAAAAGGCAAAATTGTTCTGTATTTTACAAGTTTGAGAggaataagaaaaacatatgaGGATTGCTGTGCGGTTAGAATGATATTCAGAGGTTTCAGAGTTGCAGTTGATGAAAGAGATATTTCAATGGATTCTACCTATAAAAAAGAGCTGCAAAGTTTGCTAAAAGGGAAACCAATGAGCCttccacaagttttttttagaggAAATCATATTGGCGGGGTGGAAGAAATCAGGCAGCTAAATGAAGCTGGTGTATTGGCAAAGCTGTTAGAAGGTCTTCCTGTTCTAGATCCCACGTTGGTTTGCGAGACTTGTGGGGATGCAAGGTTTGTGCCATGTCCAAATTGTAGTGGAAGTAAAAAAGTATTTGATGAAGAACAAGAGCAATTGAGAAGGTGCCCAGATTGCAATGAGAATGGTTTGATTCGTTGCCCTGGTTGCTGCTCATAG